A genomic segment from Eremothecium gossypii ATCC 10895 chromosome III, complete sequence encodes:
- the CCR4 gene encoding CCR4-NOT core exoribonuclease subunit CCR4 (Syntenic homolog of Saccharomyces cerevisiae YAL021C (CCR4)), whose protein sequence is MNNPPPMMGYQPSGGGSVTQMLGTPQPLAQPLHQTGPTQQAQQMLQQPPGLVSSGTRQMLGQIGQVGSNPLCHPHQSDPTLVNNPIWKLQLQLAAISRQSVGQANVYARQNAMKKYLMTQTNGSQQPADMAKSLVDFTKQYLLEMAADPAVPNNAALAASGQQIQRPHGTPVSTPSTPKAELANNAQTTPSILLQQQQKKLSQFNIDEDDEVEHRMMAPVNTKYDEQLWHTIDLSNLSVYNLNENLFKYDFLTRLYLNGNNLTHLPASIKQLQNLRVLDVSHNRLTELPPELGMCYQLKYLYFFDNMVSTLPWEFGNLFNLQFLGCEGNPLDRQLIKILTEKSVTGLIFYLRDNAPEIPLPEPRRFIEVNADGESVETYRCIEESTNHLNEELLKKSFTLLSYNTLCQHYATPKMYRFVPSWALSWDYRREKLKDEVLAYQTDIICLQEVESKTYEEFWLPILEKQGYSGIFHAKTRARTMQSKDAKKVDGCCIFYKNSEFTAVFKDAIDFSSVWMKHKKFQRTEDYLNRAMNKDNVALIIKLRHERTGEHVWVVTTHLHWDPHFNDVKTFQVAVMLDYIEKLLKQHGGVGSPQDKKKIPLVICGDFNSQLDSAVVELFNTGSVRSHKDIEGRDFGYMSQKNFAHGLALKSSYGSIGELPFTNLSPTFTDVIDYIWYSTQALRVRGLLGEIDPAYAAKFIGLPNDKIPSDHIPLLARFEFTKGSSATINTNGNKTV, encoded by the coding sequence ATGAATAATCCACCGCCCATGATGGGTTATCAACCTTcaggcggcggcagcgtAACACAGATGCTGGGGACGCCTCAGCCGCTCGCGCAGCCGTTGCACCAGACAGGCCCCACGCAACAAGCACAACAGAtgctgcagcagccgccGGGGCTGGTCAGCAGCGGGACGCGGCAGATGCTGGGGCAGATAGGACAGGTAGGGAGTAATCCGCTGTGCCACCCCCACCAGAGCGACCCGACGCTGGTAAACAACCCGATCTGGAAGCTacagctgcagctggcggcgaTCTCGCGGCAGTCGGTGGGGCAGGCGAACGTCTATGCGCGGCAGAATGCGATGAAGAAGTACTTGATGACCCAGACAAACGGGAGCCAGCAGCCGGCGGACATGGCGAAGTCGCTGGTGGACTTCACGAAACAATACCTGCTGGAGATGGCGGCGGATCCGGCGGTGCCCAACAAtgcggcgctggcggcgaGCGGGCAGCAGATACAGCGGCCCCACGGGACGCCTGTATCGACGCCGAGCACGCCGAAGGCAGAGCTCGCGAACAACGCACAGACAACGCCGTCCatcctgctgcagcagcagcagaagAAGCTGTCGCAGTTCAACATCGACGAGGATGACGAAGTGGAGCATCGCATGATGGCGCCGGTAAATACCAAATACGACGAACAGCTTTGGCACACGATCGACTTGTCGAACCTTTCGGTCTACAATCTAAACGAAAACCTGTTCAAGTACGATTTCCTGACCCGTCTTTACCTGAACGGCAACAATCTGACGCATTTGCCTGCGTCTATAAAGCAGCTACAAAATCTGAGGGTGCTGGACGTGTCCCACAACAGGCTGACTGAGCTACCCCCGGAGCTAGGCATGTGCTACCAATTGAAATACCTCTACTTCTTCGACAACATGGTTTCGACTTTGCCGTGGGAGTTTGGCAACCTTTTCAACTTACAGTTTTTAGGATGCGAAGGTAATCCATTGGATAGACAATTAATTAAGATCCTTACGGAAAAATCTGTCACCGGGCTCATCTTCTACTTGAGGGACAACGCGCCAGAAATTCCGCTTCCGGAGCCTCGCAGATTCATCGAGGTCAACGCAGATGGAGAGTCTGTTGAGACTTACAGGTGTATTGAGGAGTCTACCAACCACTTGAACGAAGAACTTCTCAAAAAATCGTTTACATTGCTGTCGTACAACACACTATGCCAGCACTATGCTACTCCGAAGATGTATCGCTTTGTTCCATCCTGGGCGCTCAGTTGGGATTATAGACGTGAAAAGCTAAAGGATGAGGTTTTAGCGTACCAAACAGACATTATATGTCTGCAGGAGGTGGAAAGCAAAACATACGAGGAGTTTTGGCTACCAATATTAGAGAAACAGGGCTACTCTGGCATATTCCATGCGAAGACAAGGGCCCGTACCATGCAGTCGAAAGATGCCAAGAAGGTGGACGGCTGCTGTATCTTCTACAAGAATTCGGAATTCACTGCGGTATTTAAGGATGCAATCGATTTCAGCAGTGTTTGGATGAAGCACAAAAAGTTTCAGCGTACTGAAGATTACCTGAATCGTGCTATGAATAAAGATAACGTGGCATTAATAATAAAGTTGCGTCATGAGCGCACAGGGGAGCATGTCTGGGTAGTCACTACCCATCTCCACTGGGATCCGCACTTCAACGACGTGAAAACGTTCCAGGTCGCGGTGATGCTCGATTATATCGAAAAACTGCTCAAACAGCACGGCGGTGTCGGCAGCCCCCAGGACAAGAAGAAGATTCCGCTGGTTATCTGCGGCGACTTCAACTCGCAGCTGGACTCGGCGGTCGTGGAGCTTTTCAACACCGGCTCCGTCCGTTCGCACAAGGACATCGAGGGTAGAGACTTCGGATATATGTCGCAGAAAAACTTCGCCCATGGGCTTGCCCTCAAATCCAGCTATGGCTCGATTGGCGAGCTGCCTTTCACCAACCTCTCCCCCACCTTCACCGACGTGATCGATTACATATGGTATTCGACTCAAGCACTGCGTGTGCGTGGGCTACTGGGAGAGATTGACCCAGCATACGCCGCCAAATTCATTGGATTGCCCAACGACAAGATTCCGAGCGACCACATTCCGTTGTTAGCTCGCTTTGAGTTTACTAAAGGTTCATCTGCCACTATTAACACGAATGGTAACAAAACTGTATAA
- the FUN26 gene encoding nucleoside transmembrane transporter FUN26 (Syntenic homolog of Saccharomyces cerevisiae YAL022C (FUN26)) yields MDDRRQLIDNTGTLESSGDGTTVSGFNASGKKEENQALTTCLAIGIALLWPWNCLLSASLFFQQTLFTDSTVYAAIYTSTMMTTSTGASLVYNFYLSQRQSGYVNRVSRGLECQAGVFGALCVLVLAHRAIPMPLTFVLLMALVLLSSLATTMTQNGIMAITNIYGPSYSRAVMVGQAIAGVLPSVVMFVLSLATQQERQSSGSAIVYFLSTVGISVTALLLYRSSSLHAGLVTPAQAIHVPFRLLYSRLQAVVLSIFITFLFSLSFPVFANATLAAVLLPNSQFIPLAFTIWNAGDLFGRLVADRPWVQAASIPHRLLAASALRGFMIPVFFLFNINGTHPHSGLLLDLLYLFWHLFFGLTNGLFITLAFMSVSALLDSDDQRKAASGFTNLFLALGLTCGSIFSYLVVFLLPSVH; encoded by the coding sequence ATGGACGATAGGCGTCAACTTATAGACAATACTGGGACGCTAGAAAGCTCCGGAGATGGCACAACAGTGTCCGGCTTCAATGCTTCGGGCAAAAAGGAGGAGAACCAGGCGTTGACTACCTGTCTCGCAATCGGTATTGCGCTGCTATGGCCATGGAACTGCCTCCTGAGTGCCTCGCTGTTTTTCCAGCAAACGCTCTTCACGGACTCCACGGTATACGCAGCGATCTACACTAGTACAATGATGACTACTAGCACGGGTGCGAGCCTAGTTTACAATTTCTACTTATCGCAGAGGCAGTCTGGCTATGTCAACCGCGTGAGTCGTGGCTTGGAGTGTCAGGCCGGCGTTTTCGGGGCTCTGTGTGTGTTGGTACTGGCGCATCGCGCAATTCCGATGCCGCTCACATTTGTGCTGCTCATGGCACTGGTGTTGCTAAGCTCCCTCGCCACCACAATGACGCAGAATGGCATCATGGCAATCACGAACATCTACGGCCCCAGCTACAGCAGGGCGGTCATGGTCGGACAGGCAATAGCCGGCGTGCTACCCTCCGTAGTCATGTTCGTACTGTCGCTGGCTACCCAGCAGGAGCGCCAGAGTTCCGGCAGTGCCATCGTGTACTTTCTGAGTACAGTAGGCATATCTGTCACCGCATTACTTCTTTaccgcagcagctcccTCCATGCGGGGCTTGTGACTCCCGCCCAGGCCATCCACGTACCATTCCGATTGCTGTACTCGCGCCTGCAGGCCGTCGTACTCTCTATATTCATCACCTTCCTGTTCTCACTGTCTTTCCCCGTTTTCGCCAATGCGACTTTGGCTGCTGTTCTCCTTCCTAACTCGCAATTTATCCCACTGGCCTTCACCATTTGGAACGCTGGCGATCTCTTCGGGCGCCTGGTGGCAGATCGGCCATGGGTTCAGGCTGCTAGCATACCCCACAGGCTACTCGCAGCGTCGGCCTTGCGTGGCTTCATGATTCCTGTGTTCTTTCTTTTCAATATCAATGGCACTCATCCTCACTCCGGCCTGCTTTTGGACCTTCTATATCTCTTTTGGCATCTCTTTTTTGGCCTGACTAACGGTTTATTTATTACTTTGGCGTTCATGAGCGTAAGCGCCCTTCTCGACAGCGATGACCAGCGCAAGGCGGCCAGCGGTTTTACTAACCTCTTCCTGGCCCTCGGTCTAACCTGCGGCAGCATTTTCAGCTACCTTGTTGTTTTCCTTCTGCCCTCGGTCCACTAG
- the PMT2 gene encoding dolichyl-phosphate-mannose-protein mannosyltransferase PMT2 (Syntenic homolog of Saccharomyces cerevisiae YAL023C (PMT2) and YOR321W (PMT3)): MQVNTAMHDRDEMSTTGYQRHEAGPANKRGKASAEDGAGVQEEDVSKLREVQQERNPLYKLEAFVMPVLFTLLALYTRMHKIGANNRVVWDEAHFGKFGSYYLRHEFYHDVHPPLGKMLVGLSGYIAGYNGSWDFPSGEEYPEYIDYVKMRMFNAVFSAMCAPVAYFTGKAIGFSLPTVWLFSILVVFENSYATLGRFILLDSMLLFFTVCSFYTFVLFHNERHRPFGRKWWKWLFFLGVSLGCTISVKMVGLFIISVVGIYTVVDLWNKLSEPNMSVSRFAGHFSARALCLIVVPFMVFLFCFKLHFEFLSVSGTGDAMMPSLFQAGLSGSSVGIGPRDIAVGSSLVSIKNQALGGTLLHSHVQTYPSGSSQQQVTTYGHNDSNNNWVFDRIRGLPAWSINETEHEFVQDGRPYRLVHANTGRNLHTHPIPAPVSKTHWEVSGYGDAQVGDPKDNWIIEFVSQPSDEDKSVLHTISTSFRIKNVEMGCYLAQTGPSLPEWGFRQGEVACISNPFKRDKRTWWNIETNVNERLPPMPEDFKYPKTSFFKDFVHLNLAMMATNNALVPDPDKLDQLASSAWQWPTLNVGIRLCSWADDVRKYFLIGSPASTWPSTAAVGVFCLITVYYLLKWQRQLVLFQASDDANIFLMGGIYPLLGWGLHYLPFAVMGRVTYVHHYLPALYFALLILAYVFEASLRAARQSQKSYWKILVYVVYAVYYCTIICGFYYFYPITVGMEGPSSNYKHLNWLKTWSIA, from the coding sequence ATGCAGGTGAACACCGCAATGCACGACAGGGACGAAATGTCGACGACTGGCTACCAGAGGCACGAGGCAGGGCCAGCTAACAAAAGGGGAAAGGCAAGCGCGGAGGACGGCGCAGGGGtgcaggaggaggatgTATCCAAGTTACGGGAGGTCCAGCAAGAACGCAATCCGCTATACAAACTGGAGGCGTTTGTGATGCCGGTGCTGTTCACGTTGTTGGCGCTGTATACGCGGATGCACAAGATCGGGGCGAACAACCGAGTAGTGTGGGATGAAGCGCACTTCGGGAAGTTTGGGTCGTATTATCTGCGCCACGAGTTCTACCATGACGTGCATCCGCCGCTTGGCAAGATGCTGGTTGGGCTCTCGGGGTATATTGCGGGTTACAACGGATCGTGGGACTTCCCGTCGGGCGAGGAGTACCCGGAATACATCGACTACGTGAAAATGCGTATGTTTAACGCGGTATTCTCTGCTATGTGCGCTCCAGTTGCATACTTCACTGGTAAGGCGATTGGTTTTTCGCTGCCAACGGTTTGGCTGTTCTCGATTCTGGTTGTATTTGAAAACTCGTATGCGACGTTGGGTCGCTTCATTCTTTTGGATTCGATGCTCTTGTTTTTCACTGTATGCTCTTTCTACACATTTGTGCTGTTCCACAATGAGCGCCATCGGCCGTTTGGGCGGAAGTGGTGGAAGTGGCTGTTCTTCTTAGGCGTCTCGCTTGGCTGCACGATATCTGTCAAGATGGTGGGCTTGTTTATCATTTCAGTGGTGGGGATTTACACTGTGGTTGATTTGTGGAATAAGCTTAGCGAGCCCAATATGAGCGTGTCGCGCTTTGCTGGTCATTTCTCTGCTCGCGCTCTCTGTCTCATCGTGGTCCCATTCATGGTCTTTTTGTTTTGCTTTAAGCTTCATTTTGAATTTCTGTCCGTCAGCGGTACCGGTGATGCGATGATGCCCTCTCTTTTCCAGGCTGGTTTGTCCGGTTCAAGTGTAGGTATTGGCCCGCGTGATATTGCAGTCGGCAGCTCTCTTGTGTCCATCAAGAACCAAGCTCTGGGAGGTACGCTATTGCATTCTCATGTACAAACCTATCCTTCGGGTTCcagccagcagcaggtCACAACTTATGGACACAATGATTCCAATAACAACTGGGTCTTCGATAGAATAAGAGGACTTCCAGCATGGAGCATAAACGAAACGGAACATGAATTTGTGCAAGACGGCCGTCCATACAGGTTAGTGCATGCGAACACAGGTCGGAACTTGCACACTCATCCTATCCCTGCACCTGTATCCAAGACACATTGGGAAGTGTCTGGTTATGGAGACGCTCAGGTCGGTGATCCAAAAGACAACTGGATCATTGAGTTCGTTAGCCAGCCTAGCGACGAGGACAAGTCTGTTCTACACACCATATCCACCTCCTTCCGTATCAAGAACGTAGAGATGGGTTGTTACTTGGCGCAAACCGGGCCTTCCTTGCCAGAATGGGGTTTCAGACAGGGCGAAGTCGCTTGTATATCTAACCCATTCAAGAGAGACAAGAGAACCTGGTGGAATATAGAGACAAACGTGAATGAAAGATTGCCGCCGATGCCAGAGGACTTCAAGTATCCGAAGACTAGCTTTTTCAAAGACTTTGTCCATTTGAATTTGGCAATGATGGCCACTAACAATGCCCTTGTTCCCGACCCAGACAAGTTAGACCAGTTGGCTTCGTCTGCATGGCAATGGCCCACGCTAAATGTGGGTATCAGACTGTGCAGCTGGGCAGATGATGTCAGAAAGTACTTCTTGATAGGTTCTCCTGCGTCCACTTGGCCTTCTACTGCTGCGGTTGGTGTATTTTGCCTCATCACGGTTTACTACCTATTGAAATGGCAGAGACAATTGGTCCTATTCCAGGCCTCCGATGACGCAAATATTTTCCTAATGGGAGGTATCTATCCGCTTTTGGGCTGGGGTTTGCACTATCTGCCTTTCGCTGTGATGGGTAGAGTCACTTATGTTCACCACTACCTACCTGCGCTGTACTTTGCTTTATTGATCTTGGCATACGTGTTTGAAGCAAGCCTCAGAGCTGCAAGGCAGAGCCAGAAGTCCTACTGGAAGATTTTGGTTTACGTCGTCTACGCGGTTTATTACTGCACTATCATTTGTGGTTTTTACTATTTCTACCCTATCACCGTCGGGATGGAAGGTCCATCATCTAACTACAAGCACCTGAACTGGTTGAAAACCTGGAGCATCGCTTGA
- the LDB19 gene encoding Ldb19p (Syntenic homolog of Saccharomyces cerevisiae YOR322C (LDB19)) produces the protein MVFPRLVATGRRGSAGGSDHVVELGLEIESPPCVLYGPPTESAGALLSGLVTVHVQGAGAEAGGCVVARLTLVLEQQVTYGRPFVAGPLGSCAACRERRRELARWEVVAQAAELAGGRHAYPFSHLLAGELPATSTLGSAGATQIRYELVADAVYRAGGGEERRRELRLPVLVTRSILRGPDRNSLRVFPPTDVTATAVLPSVIYPRSTIPLELQLGGVCCADRRWRMRRLTWRIDEKVRVRSHACAAHRARLRALEEEVRAKTARNLKKPAKPIKRTPDMGPQVTVSVATVEDPLPFDAGSAAARQEADVGNMDDDADTQSAFIHPSDHAMQQELQELQARIRQQQLEEERKQETSHYIEEVRTIAGTDIRSGWKSDFSGSGKIELVMEIDCMKLNSGVTNPVNMVSTTSPYLARGQAPVNVTCDVEDPTLGISVNHLLLVEIIVAEEMLHYTNGQLLSKGEAQGEGEGQGEALAEAKPAGLAGSHADQRLAELSPMFANRNNSMFRASAEEHSPGLEPDGSTAGADKRIVGTPTGAARVLRMQFKLTMTERSGLGISWDDEVPPKYQQVKFLYPPSYDEAVSASVSEVSGSSRVVSGPESNPAVRAPVAASPTQPPAVREGPSSLGTSGSAARDMMFISESSTLCIGGESPSALPAVEDASLGHRVCVRKVSELLDTDRITQ, from the coding sequence ATGGTGTTCCCGCGGCTAGTAGCGACGGGTCGGCGCGGTagcgcgggcggcagcgaTCACGTGGTGGAGCTCGGACTGGAGATCGAGTCCCCCCCCTGCGTGCTGTACGGGCCGCCGACGGAGTCGGCAGGGGCGCTTCTGAGCGGGCTCGTAACAGTGCATGTGCAAGGGGCGGGCGCAGAGGCGGGCGGGTGCGTGGTGGCGCGGCTGACGCTGGTGTtggagcagcaggtgaCGTACGGGCGGCCGTTTGTGGCCGGGCCGCTcggcagctgcgcggcgTGCAGGGAACGGCGGCGGGAGCTGGCGCGGTGGGAGGTGGTTgcgcaggcggcggagctggcggGTGGCCGGCACGCGTACCCGTTCTCGCACCTGCTGGCGGGGGAGCTGCCGGCCACGAGCACGCTGGGGTCTGCGGGGGCGACGCAGATCCGGTACGAGCTGGTGGCGGACGCGGTGTACAGGGCGGGCGGTGGGGAGGAGCGGCGGCGGGAGCTGCGGCTGCCGGTGCTGGTGACGCGCAGCATCCTGCGTGGGCCGGACCGCAACTCGCTGCGCGTGTTCCCGCCGACGGACGTGACCGCGACGGCGGTGCTGCCGAGCGTGATCTACCCGCGGTCGACGATCCCgctggagctgcagctgggTGGCGTGTGCTGCGCGGACCGGCGATGGCGGATGCGGCGGCTGACATGGCGGATCGACGAGAAGGTGCGGGTGCGGTCGCACGCGTGCGCGGCGCACCGGGCGAGGCTACGGGCTCTGGAGGAGGAGGTGCGCGCCAAGACGGCGCGCAACCTGAAGAAACCGGCGAAGCCAATCAAGCGGACGCCGGACATGGGCCCGCAGGTGACGGTGTCGGTGGCGACGGTAGAGGACCCGCTGCCGTTCGACGCGGgctcggcggcggcgcggcagGAGGCGGACGTGGGGAACATGGACGACGACGCGGACACGCAGAGCGCGTTCATCCACCCCAGCGACCACGCGATGCAGCAGGAActgcaggagctgcaggcgcggatcaggcagcagcagctagAGGAGGAGCGCAAGCAGGAGACGTCGCACTACATCGAGGAGGTGCGCACGATCGCGGGGACGGACATCCGCAGCGGCTGGAAGAGCGACTTCAGCGGCTCCGGCAAGATCGAGCTGGTGATGGAGATCGACTGCATGAAGCTGAACTCGGGGGTCACGAACCCGGTGAACATGGTCTCGACCACGAGCCCGTACCTCGCGCGCGGGCAGGCGCCCGTTAATGTCACGTGCGACGTTGAGGACCCGACACTGGGCATCTCCGTGAaccacctgctgctggtggagATCATTGTTGCAGAGGAGATGCTGCACTATACCAACGGACAGCTGCTTTCGAAGGGCGAGGCTCAGGGCGAGGGCGAGGGCCAGggcgaggcgctggccgAGGCCAAACCGGCCGGCCTGGCGGGGAGCCATGCCGACCAGCGGCTGGCGGAGCTGTCGCCGATGTTTGCGAACCGGAACAACTCGATGTTCCGCGCCTCCGCGGAAGAGCACTCTCCAGGTCTGGAGCCGGATGGATCCACGGCCGGTGCGGACAAGCGCATCGTGGGCACGCCGACCGGCGCTGCCCGCGTGTTGAGGATGCAGTTCAAGCTGACCATGACCGAGCGCTCGGGCCTGGGTATATCGTGGGACGATGAGGTGCCTCCCAAGTATCAGCAAGTTAAGTTTTTGTATCCTCCAAGCTACGATGAGGCGGTTTCAGCGAGTGTAAGTGAAGTGTCCGGCAGCTCTCGAGTTGTATCTGGTCCCGAATCGAATCCTGCTGTTCGTGCGCCTGTGGCTGCGAGCCCGACCCAGCCGCCCGCAGTCCGCGAAGGGCCTTCTTCCCTAGGGACATCTGGCAGCGCTGCGAGGGACATGATGTTCATAAGTGAATCTTCTACACTCTGCATCGGCGGGGAAAGCCCCTCTGCTCTGCCGGCAGTTGAGGATGCGAGCCTCGGGCACCGTGTCTGCGTGCGAAAAGTCTCTGAACTACTAGATACGGATCGAATTACACAATGA